In Helicobacter sp. 11S03491-1, a single window of DNA contains:
- the serS gene encoding serine--tRNA ligase, which yields MIDIKLLLNDFDTISKQLQSRKVDIFTLQKLKDTAFIYKSKKQELETLQAHQNKTSKLFGEYKKEGKNIDELKNNLEENKENIVSLDKEVLTLENTLQEFLFGIPNLPDKHTPIGNDENDNVEIKKILTPKKFDFIPKQHWELAQNNHWIDFEAGVKLAKSRFSVLRGMGARINRALINFMLDYNQQAGFEMVVTPVIVNKNMLFGTGQLPKFEEDMFKVSGDLEEIDSRPGEKPKGHDLYLISTSEITLTNLYNDTIIPIEELPIMLTAQTPCFRKEAGSARRDTRGMIRQHQFDKVELVALTHPNKSEEMQQKMLQTASGILCELGLPHRWMQLCSGDLGFSASNTVDIEVWLPGQNCYREISSVSNTQDFQARRAKIRFKEDKKNSLVHTLNGSSLAVGRTLVAIMENYQTQNGEIQIPEVLKKYL from the coding sequence CTGCTTTTATCTATAAATCAAAAAAACAAGAACTTGAAACTCTCCAAGCCCATCAAAATAAAACTTCTAAGCTTTTTGGAGAATATAAAAAAGAGGGCAAGAATATAGATGAACTTAAAAATAATTTAGAAGAAAATAAAGAAAATATTGTATCCCTGGATAAAGAAGTCCTCACTCTTGAAAATACCCTTCAAGAGTTTCTTTTTGGCATTCCAAACCTTCCTGACAAGCATACACCCATAGGAAATGACGAAAATGATAATGTAGAAATTAAAAAAATACTCACTCCCAAAAAATTTGATTTTATCCCCAAACAACATTGGGAATTAGCCCAAAATAATCATTGGATTGATTTTGAAGCAGGGGTAAAACTTGCCAAAAGTCGTTTTTCTGTTTTGAGAGGCATGGGAGCAAGAATCAATCGTGCTTTGATCAATTTCATGCTTGATTATAACCAACAAGCAGGATTTGAAATGGTGGTTACGCCTGTGATTGTCAATAAAAATATGCTTTTTGGCACAGGGCAATTACCAAAATTTGAGGAAGACATGTTTAAAGTTAGCGGGGATTTAGAAGAAATCGATTCCAGACCCGGAGAAAAACCTAAGGGTCATGATCTCTACCTTATTTCTACTTCAGAAATTACTCTAACTAATCTTTATAATGATACTATTATTCCCATAGAAGAACTTCCTATCATGCTTACAGCACAAACTCCTTGCTTTCGCAAAGAAGCCGGAAGCGCTCGCAGAGACACACGAGGCATGATTCGCCAACATCAATTTGACAAGGTCGAATTAGTTGCCCTTACCCATCCAAACAAAAGCGAAGAAATGCAACAAAAAATGCTTCAAACAGCCAGTGGGATACTCTGCGAACTTGGATTACCTCATCGTTGGATGCAATTATGCAGCGGGGATTTGGGGTTTAGCGCAAGCAATACTGTAGATATAGAAGTATGGCTACCCGGACAAAATTGTTATCGAGAAATCAGTTCTGTCTCTAATACTCAAGATTTTCAAGCCAGAAGAGCAAAAATCCGCTTCAAAGAAGACAAAAAAAATTCTTTAGTGCATACCCTCAATGGCTCATCTTTGGCAGTAGGCAGAACACTTGTGGCAATTATGGAAAATTATCAAACTCAAAATGGGGAAATACAAATCCCGGAAGTTTTGAAAAAGTATCTCTAA